A region from the Diorhabda sublineata isolate icDioSubl1.1 chromosome X, icDioSubl1.1, whole genome shotgun sequence genome encodes:
- the LOC130451668 gene encoding ferrochelatase, mitochondrial, with protein MMLPRSTSALRQIPAWLRDYSTTITKPKTGIVLVNMGGPENTDQVHDYLKRIMTDTDMIQLPIAQNKLGPWIAKRRTPEVQKKYKEIGGGSPILKWTKLQGKLLCDKLDECCPESAPHKPYVAFRYVPPFSEDAFTEIERDGVEHTVIFSQYPQYSCATTGSSFNEIYRYLKKKGISNGMKLSIIDRWPINSLLAKCFAENIKKELNKIPESKRKQAIILFSAHSLPLKAVNRGDPYPSEVGATVHQVMKELDLPQPYQLVWQSKVGPLKWLGPMTDEAIGDYVKQGRKTFIVVPIAFVNEHIETLHELDIEYCQDLAKKIGVEIIHRVPAPNDHPLFIEALYDIVKKHLKEKIPVSSKFLNRCPHCVNPNCAISKKWYSEVCSF; from the exons ATGATGTTACCACGTTCTACAAGTGCACTAA GACAAATACCAGCATGGTTGAGAGACTATTCTACAACtataacaaaaccaaaaactGGAATTGTTTTAGTTAATATGGGTGGTCCAGAAAACACAGACCAAGTACACGATTATTTGAAACGAATAATGACTGATACAGATATGATACAGCTACCCATAGCTCAAAA taagtTAGGACCTTGGATAGCTAAACGGAGAACTCCAGAAGTACAGAAAAAGTATAAAGAAATAGGAGGTGGCTCGCCGATTTTGAAGTGGACAAAATTGCAGGGTAAACTTTTATGTGATAAGTTAGATGAATGTTGTCCCGAATCTGCCCCTCATAAACCTTATGTTGCCTTCAGATATGTACCACCATTTTCAGAAGACGCTTTTACAGAAATAGAAAg AGATGGAGTTGAACATACTGTAATATTTTCTCAGTATCCACAATACAGTTGTGCAACAACAGGTTCtagttttaatgaaatttaccgatatttgaagaaaaa AGGCATTTCTAATGGTATGAAATTGTCTATTATCGATAGATGGCCAATTAATTCATTATTGGCCAAGTGCTTtgctgaaaatattaaaaaagaacttaataaaattCCAGAAAGTAAGAGAAAACAagccattattttattttctgcaCACTCATTGCCTCTGAAA GCTGTAAATCGAGGAGATCCTTATCCATCAGAAGTTGGAGCCACTGTTCATCAAGTAATGAAAGAATTAGACTTGCCCCAACCATATCAACTAGTATGGCAATCAAAAGTGGGTCCTTTGAAGTGGCTAGGACCAATGACTGATGAGGCGATTGGAGATTATGTCAAACAaggaagaaaaacttttatcgTAGTTCCTATTGCATTCGTTAATGAACACATTGAAACTCTCCATGAGTTAGATATTGAGTATTGTCAAGATTTAGCAAAAAAG ATTGGAGTCGAGATAATACATAGAGTACCAGCACCTAATGACCATCCTCTATTCATAGAAGCTCTTTATGACATTGTTAAGAAACATTTGAAGGAAAAGATTCCAGTGTCGAGTAAATTCTTGAATAGATGCCCACATTGTGTAAATCCAAATTGTGCTATTAGCAAAAAGTGGTATTCTGAAGTATgttcattttga